From the Synergistaceae bacterium genome, the window TAAAATTTTATCAAGTATACAGCTTTATTTGCGCTATAATCATAAAAAATTTTAGGAGTGAATAATTTAATATGGACTACGCAAAAGAATCGCTGAATTTACACGAGAAGTGGCAGGGCAAAATTGAAGTTATTTCAAGAGTTCCAGTTAAGACGCGCGAGGATTTATCACTTGCATACACGCCAGGAGTCGCGAGTCCCTGTTTAGAGATTCAGAAAGATATATCAAAAAGTTATAATTTGACTCGTCGTCATAATTTGTGCTTAGTTGTTACAGACGGGAGCGCAGTATTAGGACTCGGCAATATAGGCCCCGAAGCTGCAATGCCCGTTATGGAAGGGAAGTGCGTATTATTTAAGTCATTCGCAGGAGTTGACGCGTTTCCTTTATGCGTGAAGACTCAAAATGTCGATGAGTTTGTAGAGACAGTTTATAATATTTCCGGCTCATTCGGGGGGATTAATTTAGAGGACATTTCAGCACCCCGCTGCTTTGAGATTGAGCGCAAATTAAAAGAATGCTGCGATATTCCTATATTTCATGACGACCAGCACGGGACAGCAGTAATTACTTTAGCAGGACTCACAAATGCATTAAAAGTTGTCGGGAAAAAATTAAGTGATATAAAAATTGCAATAAGCGGGGCAGGGGCAGCAGCAATCGCAATCACTAAATTATTATTATCGGCCGGAGCTAAAAATATAATTTTATCTGACAGGACGGGAATAATTTATAACGGGCGCGATAATTTAAACTGGATCAAGCGCGAAATGTCAGAACTCACAAATCCCGAAAATATTAAAGGCTCTCTATCAGACGCTATGAAGGGTGCTGATGTATTTATAGGCGTGTCTGCTCCTAATAGCGTAAATCCTGAAATGGTCAAATCAATGGCACAAGACCCGATTATATTTGCATGTGCGAACCCGACTCCGGAAATATTCCCGGAAGAAGCTAAACAGGCCGGAGCTAAAATTATTTCAACTGGACGCAGCGATTACCCGAATCAAATTAATAACGTTCTTGCATTTCCGGGCATATTCAGGGGAGCTTTTGACGTTCGTGCGAGCGACATTAACGAGGAAATGAAATTAGCGGCCTCAAATGCTTTAGTTTCTCTTGTGAGTGAAAGCGAATTAAACCCGGATTATATTATTCCCGCAGCTTTTGACGAACGAGTCGGCCCTGCAGTCGCAAAGGCAGTATCACAGGCGGCAATTAATTCCGGTGTAGCAAGGATTTAATAAATATCATGAATGAAAGTTTTTTAGCGGCCTTAAGAGTCGTTATTCCCATGATTATATTAATGTCAGTGGGCTATTTAATGCGGGCTACTAATAAAATCACACGTCCTGCAATGAAGGAATTTGACCGGATAATTTTTCTTGTATTCATGCCTGTATTATTATTCAAGAATATTTATGATATGGATTTCTCGCAGGGATTCGCACTAAAAGAAATAATTTTTGCTGCTGTATGCCTGCTTGTAGTATTTATAATAGCTTACTATGTGCCTCGCGTGTTCGTTAAAGACGGCAATAAATCCAGCGTAATCGGCCAAGCAGTGGGACGGTGTAATTATATTTTATACGGTATCGCAGTAAGTGAAGCTCTTTACGGTGAAGGTAATTCAAAAATGGTAGTAATGCTTGCTGTTCTCGTTATTCCTGCGATAAATACATTTTCGGCTGTAATTCTTGAATTAAATAGATCAGGGCGAACAAGTCCCGGAAAATTATTTATTGCAATTTTGCGAAATCCCATGATAATAGCTTCGTTGCTTGCATTTGCGTTAAATCTTTCAGGCGTAAAAATCCCCGTGCCCATATGGTCAGCAATTAAAAGCCTCGCGAATTCCACTACAACAGTGAGTTTTATTTCACTGGGAGTCGGCCTCGAAATGCTGGAGTCAAAAT encodes:
- a CDS encoding NAD-dependent malic enzyme, giving the protein MDYAKESLNLHEKWQGKIEVISRVPVKTREDLSLAYTPGVASPCLEIQKDISKSYNLTRRHNLCLVVTDGSAVLGLGNIGPEAAMPVMEGKCVLFKSFAGVDAFPLCVKTQNVDEFVETVYNISGSFGGINLEDISAPRCFEIERKLKECCDIPIFHDDQHGTAVITLAGLTNALKVVGKKLSDIKIAISGAGAAAIAITKLLLSAGAKNIILSDRTGIIYNGRDNLNWIKREMSELTNPENIKGSLSDAMKGADVFIGVSAPNSVNPEMVKSMAQDPIIFACANPTPEIFPEEAKQAGAKIISTGRSDYPNQINNVLAFPGIFRGAFDVRASDINEEMKLAASNALVSLVSESELNPDYIIPAAFDERVGPAVAKAVSQAAINSGVARI
- a CDS encoding AEC family transporter — encoded protein: MNESFLAALRVVIPMIILMSVGYLMRATNKITRPAMKEFDRIIFLVFMPVLLFKNIYDMDFSQGFALKEIIFAAVCLLVVFIIAYYVPRVFVKDGNKSSVIGQAVGRCNYILYGIAVSEALYGEGNSKMVVMLAVLVIPAINTFSAVILELNRSGRTSPGKLFIAILRNPMIIASLLAFALNLSGVKIPVPIWSAIKSLANSTTTVSFISLGVGLEMLESKSDRMPLLLGIILRMLIVPLIFMPISILAGFRNESLCAMMIIFASPSAVASYPMAIAMGADGKLAGQLVCITTLLSVLTIFLWTFILRTLGLM